The following is a genomic window from Streptomyces lincolnensis.
TGCCTGCTACCGGTCCCGCTTCGCGCCGAGCAGCACGGTGTCGCGACCGTCCTCCTCGGCGAGCTGGACCTTGACCGTCTCCCGCAACGACGTGGGGAGGTTCTTGCCGACGTAGTCGGCGCGGATGGGCAGTTCGCGGTGGCCCCGGTCGACGAGGACCGCCAGCTGGACCGCGCGCGGGCGCCCGATGTCGTTCAGGGCGTCGAGGGCGGCGCGGATGGTGCGGCCGGAGAAGAGCACGTCGTCGACGAGGACGACCAGCCGGCCGTCGATGCCGTCACCGGGAATGTCCGTGCGGGCCAGCGCGCGCGGCGGGTGCATGCGCAGGTCGTCGCGGTACATGGTGATGTCGAGCGAGCCGACCGGGATCTGTCGTTCGGTGATCTGCTCCAGCTTGGCGGCGAGCCGCTGGGCGAGGAAGACGCCCCGGGTCGGAATGCCGAGGAGCACGACGTCGTCGGCGCCCTTGGCGCGTTCGACGATCTCGTGGGCGATGCGGGTCAGCACGCGTGCGATGTCGGGGCCCTCGAGAACGGGCCGCGCGTCGGACGGCTGTGCGTCCCGCTGGTTGTCCTGCGGATTGTCCTGCTGCGTGTCCATACGAAACGGACCTCCTTCTCCGCCTCACGGGACGGACCTTAAAGGACGTCGGATTTGCGCCATCCACGGTAGCAGGCCCGCGCGACACCGCAGATCACCCCCCTGGCGCCCCGCGGTCACCCCTTTGGCCCAACCCGTCACCGATACCACGGAAGAGTCGGTGCGGACCATTCGGCTTGACGCGGCAGAGTAACGCTGCGTAACCTCACAGTGAGTTACCAGCCGCGCGGCATGCACACAGCCGGCCGCGTCGACACAGTGCCGGGGAGCTATATGTCCAGCGAATACGCCAAACAGCTCGGGGCCAAGCTCCGGGCCATCCGCACCCAGCAGGGCCTTTCCCTCCACGGTGTCGAGGAGAAGTCCCAGGGACGCTGGAAGGCGGTTGTGGTCGGGTCGTACGAGCGCGGTGACCGCGCCGTGACCGTGCAGCGCCTTGCCGAGCTGGCGGATTTCTACGGGGTCCCCGTGCAGGAGCTGCTGCCGGGCACCACGCCGGGCGGTGCCGCCGAGCCGCCGCCGAAGCTGGTCCTCGACCTGGAGCGCCTGGCCCACGTGCCGGCCGAGAAGGCGGGCCCGCTCCAGCGCTACGCGGCCACGATCCAGTCGCAGCGCGGTGACTACAACGGCAAGGTGCTCTCGATCCGCCAGGACGACCTGCGCACCCTCGCCGTCATCTACGACCAGTCGCCCTCGGTCCTCACCGAGCAGCTGATCAGCTGGGGCGTGCTGGACGCGGACGCGCGCCGTGCGGTGGCGTCCCACGAGGAGAGCTGAGCCGCTCCCCACCTCAGCAGAAACGTACCGCCGGGGTGGCCGGAACCCATTGGGTTCCGGCCACCCCGGCGGTTTTTGGTACGTGGCGCGAGTCGCCCCGTGCGGGACGCGCGGCGGTGTCGCCGACCGACTCCCCCACAGAGGCGTCACCGGCCGCACAGGGCCCCCTGGCGCCCGTCTGCCGCACCCACCGCGGCGCCGCGTCCCGGCGGCACCCGGCGGAGGTAGGACCCGTCCGGCGGACGGGTCCTAGTCGCGACGCAGCGAGGCCTTGAGGTCCTTGAGGCGGCCGAGCAGACCGTTGACGAACGAAGGGGACTCGTCCGTGGAGAACTCCTTCGCCAGTTGCACCATCTCGTCGAGTACGACGGCGTCGGGCGTCTCGTCCACCCAGATCAGCTCGTAGGCGCCCAGGCGCAGGATGTTGCGGTCGACGACAGGCATCCGGTCCAGCGTCCAGCCGACGGAGTACTGCGCGATGAGCTCGTCGATGCGCTTCGCGTGTACCGCGTAGCCCTCGACCAGTTGCATCGTGTACTCGCTGACCGGCGGCTGCCGGGTGTCCTCCCGGGAGAGCCGGATCCAGTCCGCGAGGACCGTCAGCACGTCGGCGTCGCGCTGGTCGCCCTCGAAGAGGATCTGGAAGGCACGCTTGCGGGCCGTGTTGCGGGCAGCCACGGTTAGCTGTTCACCCGGCCGAGGTAGTCGCTCGTGCGGGTGTCGACCTTGATCTTCTCACCGGTGGTGATGAAGAGCGGGACGTTGATCTGGTGACCGGTCTCCAGGATGGCGGGCTTGGTGCCGCCGGTGGAGCGGTCGCCCTGGACGCCCGGCTCGGTCTCCTGCACGACGAGCTCGACGGCGGCCGGCAGCTCGACGAAGAGCACCTCGCCCTCGTGCTGCGCCACGGTGGCCGTGAAGCCCTCGATCAGGAAGTTGGCGGCGTCGCCGACGGCCTTGCGGTCGACCATGAGCTGGTCGTAGGTCTCCATGTCCATGAAGACGAAGTACTCGCCGTCCATGTAGGAGAACTGCATGTCGCGCTTGTCAATCGTGGCCGTTTCGACCTTGACGCCGGCGTTGAAGGTCTTGTCGACGACCTTGCCGGAGAGCACGTTCTTGAGCTTGGTGCGCACGAAGGCCGGGCCCTTGCCGGGCTTGACGTGCTGGAACTCGACGACGGACCACAGCTGGCCGCCATCGAGCTTGAGCACCAGGCCGTTCTTGAGGTCGTTCGTGGAAGCCACGGTTGCGGAATCTCCTGGACTGACGTGGACGACCCCGGCGCACGCACCTGTCTAAAGGGCGAGCAGCTCCTTGGTCGTGATGGTGAGTAGCTCGGGTCCGCCGTCCGCCTCGGGGCGGACGACGAGCGTGTCATCGATCCGGACGCCGCCCCGGCCCGGGAGGTGGACCCCGGGTTCGACGGTGACCGGCACGCAAGCGTCCAGTTTACCCATGGCCGCGGGGGCCAACTGCGGGTCCTCCTCGATTTCGAGCCCCACACCGTGCCCCGTCAGTGCCACAAGGCCCTCCCCGTACCCGGCGGAGTCCAGTACCTGACGGGCCGCGCGGTCCACGTCGCGGTAGGCGACGCCGGGTGCCAGCGCCTCGCGCCCGGCCCGCTGGGCAGCGAAGACGAGGTCGTACAGCTCGATCTGCCAGTCCGCCGGGGACGTACCGATGACGAAGGTACGGCCGATCTCGCAGCGGTAGCCGCGGTAGGTGGCGCCGAGGCAGACGGAAAGGAAGTCACCCTCCTCGACCCGGCGGTCGGTGGGCCGGTGGGCCCGCTTGCCGGAGTTCGGGCCGGTGGCCACGGAGGTGGCGAAGGCGGGGCCGTCCGCGCCGTGGTCGACGAGGCGGCGCTCCAGCTCCAGGGCGAGGTGGCGTTCCGTGCGGCCCACGAGGATGGATTCGAGCAGCTCGCCCAGGGCCTGGTCGGCGATCTCGGCGCCGATGCGGAGGCAGGAGATCTCCTCCTCGTCCTTGACCACCCTGAGCTGTTCGACGGCGCCGCCCAGGTCGGCGAGGCGCAGCCGGGGAGCGACGGAGGCGAGGGCGCGGTGCCGGGTCACGGTGAGGTGGTGTTCCTCCACGGCCAGGGCGTCGGCGCCCTGCGCGGCGGCCAGGTCGGCCGCGGCGACGGCCGGATCGCCGGCGGGCTCGGCCAGGATGTGCAGCGCCAGTGTGTCGTCGGGGCGCCACGGGGAGGCCCGGTCGTCCGGGGGGCCGGCGCAGACCAGCAGGTCCTGGCGGCGGCCGAGCAGGAGGACCGCGTCCTGCGGGGCCGCGCCCGCGAGGTAGCGGACGTTGGCGGGACGGGTCACGACCGCTGCCGCGCTGCCGGCCGCGTGACAGCGTTCCCGGAGACGGTCTCGGCGGGCTGCGTACACCTCTGACATGAGATGAGCGTAGGAGCTCCGCAGGTGAGGCGCGTGTTGAGAGAGGCCGAGTGGGGGCGGTACCGCTCGGGGCGCGGGGCTCCCGTCGCCTCGGCTACCAGTTCGGTGGGCTCGCTATCGACCGTGCCAGGACGTCGTCCAGGATCTGCGCGGTCTGGGGCACGTCCATCTGGGAGTTGTCGATGATGGGGAGACCGGAGCCGTACCAGCCGGCCATGCGGCCGTGGATGCGGGCGACCTCTTCGTCGGTGAGACGGCGGTTGCCGGAGCGTTCGGCGTTGCGCTCCAGGACGATCTCCAGGCCGGGGAGGAGGACGACCGGGAGGAGGCCCGGGCCGACGTGGCGCTTCCAGCCGCCGAGGCCGACGACCGGGCGGTCGGGGAAGACGGCGTCGTCGAGGATGCAGGAGATGCCGTTGGCCAGGAAGTTGCGCGCGGCGAAGCCGCAGGTGCGGCGGGCGAGGCGGTACTGGGCCTCGGAGTGGTCGTTCCACCCGGACTGGGGGTCGGCGAAGCCCGAGCGGACCCATTCGCGCACGTCGTCGAGGCTGATGTGGGCGGTGGGGACCCGGCGGTGGTCCGCCCAGTACTTGGCGACGCTGGTCTTGCCGGCACCCGCGGGGCCGATGAGCAGGACCGCGAGGGTGGTGGCGGCCGGATCGGGGGACGCTGTCGCGGGCGGTGCGCTGGGGACGCCGACCGGACCGCCGGGCGGCAGCGGGACGTGCCCTGTGGTGTCCGGAGCCGGGGGTGCGGGGGCGGGCGGCGGAGCGGGGGCCGCGGGTGCTCCGGTGAAGCCCGGGGCGGGAGGCGGCGGGGGCACGGGGGCCGGTCCCTGGTGTGTGCCCGGGTGATGCGGACCCGGGTGGTGTGCGGCCGGCGACCAGCCGGTGGCCGGTCCGTGCCCCGGCTGATGGGGCGGCGGCAGCGGAGAACCCACTGCGTGCTGCATCCGGTGCCACTCCGTCTCGTACAGGCGATGGGCGCTGACAACGGGAAACGTACCCCGCTCGTTACCGAACGGTACCGCCCCCGGCCGTCATTTGGTGAAACGGCCGAGGGCGGTCCGAAGTGCCCAACCCGCAGGGCGAATCGGGCGGAAGCCGCACCTCGGGATCTACTCTCCGACCTCGCCGTAGGCGGCGAGGAGGACGGCCGGGTCGGGGCCTTCCAGCACGGTCGGCTTCGCCAGTCCGTCCAGCACGATGAACCGCAGCAGATCACCGCGGGACTTCTTGTCGACCTTCATGTTCTGGAGCAGCTTGGGCCACTGGTCGTAGCGGTAGTGCAGCGGCAGACCGACCGACTCCAGGACTGTGCGGTGACGGTCCGCCGTGGCGTCGTCCAACCGGCCCGCGACACGGCCGAGTTCGGCCGCGAAGTGCATGCCCACGGCGACGGCGGCGCCGTGCCGCCACTTGTACCGCTCGTTCTTCTCGATGGCGTGGGCCAGCGTGTGACCGTAGTTGAGGATCTCCCGCAGCCCCGACTCCTTCAGGTCCGCGGAGACGACCTCGGCCTTGACCCGGATGGCCCGCTCGATGAGCTCGGAGGTGTGCGGGCCCGCAGGGGTACGCGCGGCCTCGGGGTCGGACTCGATGAGCTCCAGGATCACCGGATCCGCGATGAAGCCGGCCTTGATGATCTCCGCGAGTCCGGAGACGTAGTCGTTGACCGGCAGGGAATCCAGCGCGGCCAGGTCGCACAGCACACCGGCCGGCGGGTGGAAGGCACCGACGAGGTTCTTGCCCTCGGCGGTGTTGATGCCGGTCTTGCCGCCGACGGCCGCGTCCACCATCGCCAGGACGGTGGTGGGGATCGCGATCCAGCGCACGCCGCGCAGCCAGGTCGCGGCCACGAACCCGGCCAGGTCGGTGGTCGCGCCCCCGCCGACGCCCACGACGACGTCGGTGCGGGTGAAGCCGGACTGGCCGAGCGCCTTCCAGCAGTAGGCGGCGACCTCGGCGGTCTTGGCCTCCTCGGCGTTGGGTACCTGGATGGCGACCGTCTCGAAGCCCTGCCCGGCGAGGTCGGCCCGCAGCGCCTCACCGGTCTCGGCCAGCGCCTCGGGGTGAATGACCGCGACCCGCTTGGCCTTGGGACCGATCAACGCGCCGAGCTCGCCCAGGAGTTGACGGCCCACCAGGACCTCGTACGGCTCGCTGCCCGCGGTGCCGCCGACCTGGATCCGCGTCGCTGCCTCGCTCATGCTTCCTTCAACTCCAGTGCGTCCAGGGCGGCTTGGGTGACTTCTTCGGGCGTACGGCCGTCCGTGGCGACGACCGCCGTGGCGATCGCCTCGTACAGGGGCCGCCGTGCCTCCATCAGCTCGCGCCACTGCCGGCGCGGGTTGACCGCGAGCAGCGGACGAGCGGCGTTGAGTCCGGTGCGCTGGACCGCCTCCTCCACGTCCATCGAGAGGTAGACGACCCGCTGCCCGGCGAGGAGCGCGCGCGTGTCCTCGTCGAGGATCGAGCCGCCGCCGAGGGCGAGGACACCGTCGTGCTCGGTGAGCGCCTTGCGCACGGCGGCCTTCTCGATCGCCCGGAAGACCGGCTCACCCTCGTCGACGAAGATCTCGGCGATGGTCCGGCCCTGCTCGGAGACGATGTCGTCGTCCGTGTCCCGGTAGCCGACGCCCAGCCGCGCGGCCAGCAGCTGTCCGACGGTGGACTTGCCCACGCCCATCGGACCGACCAGCACCACCTGCGGACGGGTCATCGGATGGCCAGGTTCTCGAGGTACGACCGGACGTTCCGGCGGGTCTCGGGAACCGAGTCGCCACCGAACTTCTCCGCCACCGCGTCCGCGAGGACCAGGGCGACCATGGCCTCGGCGACGATGCCCGCGGCGGGCACCGCGGAGACGTCGGAGCGCTGGTGGTGGGCCTGGGTGGCCTCACCGGTGGTGACGTCCACGGTCTGCAGGGCGCGCGGGACGGTCGCGATCGGCTTCATCGCGGCACGTACGCGCAGCAGTTCGCCCGTGCTCAGACCGCCCTCGGTGCCGCCGGAGCGGCCGGAGACGCGGCGGATGCCCTCGGGGGTGTTGACGATCTCGTCGTGCGCCTTGGAACCGGGCACCCGCGCCAGCTCGAAACCGTCCCCGAGCTCGACGCCCTTGATGGCCTGGATACCCATGAGCGCACCGGCCAGGCGGGCGTCCAGCTTGCGGTCCCAGTGCACATGCGAGCCGAGGCCCACCGGGACGCCGTAGGCCAGGATCTCGACCACGCCGCCCAGGGTGTCACCGTCCTTGTGGGCCTGGTCGACTTCGGCCACCATCGCCTTCGACGTGTCCGCATCCAGGCAGCGCAGCGGGTCGGCGTCCAGCTTCTCGACGTCGGCCGGGGTCGGGTACACCCCCTGCGGGGCCTTCACGGAGCACAGCTCCACGACATGGCTGACGATCTCGATGCCGGCCGTCTCCTTGAGGTACGACCGGGCCACCGCGCCCAGCGCCACACGCGCCGCGGTCTCGCGGGCGGAGGCGCGCTCCAGGATCGGGCGGGCCTCGTCGAAGCCGTACTTCTGCATGCCCGCGAGGTCGGCGTGGCCGGGGCGCGGGCGGGTCAGCGGGGCATTGCGGGCCAGGCCCGCCAGGATCTCCGGGTCGACCGGGTCGGCCGCCATCACCTGATCCCACTTGGGCCACTCCGTGTTGCCCACCATCACCGCGACCGGCGAACCCAGCGTCAGACCATGCCGCACACCGCCGAGGAAGGTGACCTCGTCGCGCTCGAACTTCATCCGCGCACCGCGCCCATAACCGAGCCGGCGCCGGGCCAGATGGTCCGCCACCATCTCCGTGGTGATCGGCACGCCGGCCGGAAGGCCCTCCAGCGTCGCCACGAGTGCGGGACCGTGGGACTCCCCCGCGGTCAGCCAGCGCAACCTGCTCAACGGTGCTCCTCAGTGCTCGCGCCCTCGTACTGCCCTGCGTACGCGCGTCCTCGCGTACGGCAACGGCGCGACCAGGTGCGCGGCCCCGGCCCGCCACCTACGATCCTCCCACGTCCGGCGGTCGAGGCAGGCCGCCGGTCCAGCAGACGGACGCGGCGGTGGAAGCGCGCGGCTCAGCGAGCGGCCAGCGCCTGCTCCCCCGCCTTCCGCATGGCACCGACCGGCGCCGGAGTCCGCCCCGTCATCTGCTCCACCTGAAGCACGGCCTGGTGGACGAGCAGATCAAGTCCGCTGACCACGGCGCCGCCGTACGCCGACCAGCGGGCCGCCAGTGCGGTCGGCCAGGGGTCGTAGAGCACGTCGAACAGAGTGGCGGGCCGTTCCGGTACGAGGGAGGACAGCGCGTCGGTGGCACCGGCCGGGGTGGTGGCGACGACGAGCGGGGCGCGCAGGGCCTCGGCGGCGTCCGCCCAGTCGGCGGTGCGCACGTCCATGTCGAGCCGCTCGCCCCACTGCCGCATCTCGGCGGCGCGGGCCTCGCTGCGGACGTACACGACGACTTCGCCGGTGCAGATCCGGGCCAGCGCGGCCAGGGCGGAGGAGGCGGTGGCGCCGGCTCCGAGGACGGCCGCCGAGTCGACCTGCTCGATGCCGTGTTCCCGCAGGGCGGCGACCATGCCGGGGATGTCGGTGTTGTCGCCGACGCGGCGGCCGTCCTCCGTGAACACCACGGTGTTGACCGCCTCGACCGAGGCCGCCGTCTCGGTGATCTCGTCCAGCAGCGGGATGACGGCCCGCTTCAGTGGCATGGTCACCGACAGCCCGGCCCACTGCGGTCCGAGGTCCGCGAAGAACCCCGGCAGGGCCGCCTCGTCGACCTCGAAGCGGTCGTACGACCAGTCCGTGAGGCCCAGCTCCTCGTAGGCGGCGCGGTGCAGCACCGGCGAGAGGGAGTGGGCGATGGGCTTGCCCAGCACCGCGGCCCGAATTTCACGGACATTCCCGGACATCATCACACCATTCACTGCGCTTCTCCGACCGGCTCAAGGTACCCCACCGGGCCAGGCGTGATGCCGCCAACATCATCCCCGCCTCTTGTGACGTCCACCCACCGCGTATGTCATGACCATGCATACGAATCCGCGACGACACGAGGTGAACAACAGATGCGCAGAAGCATGGCGGCACTCGGCACCGGCCTGGCATTCGCGCTGGCCTTCAGCGCCTCCGGGCCGGCGCAGGCCTCCACGAAGCCCGACGGTCTCATCGAGTGCTACACCGACGGCGCCTACGGCTCTCTGTTCTGGGACGGCTTCAAGGTCGGAACCACCGGTGAGGTGAACATCAGCCTGGGCCTCAGCGACATCGCGTCCGACGGCCACCACCCCGAGATCCGACTGGTCACCGAGTACTACAGCGGCGACAAGCACTACTGGCCGTGGCGCGCCTACTACGACGGATCCGGCTCGGGTTACACCTGGCACACCTACGCCAAGGACTCGGACGGTATGTACGAGATCGGCGTCCAGGTCGCCAACTTCGAGGGCAACAGGCTGCTGAACAGCAAGACCTGCTGGTAGGAGACGCCGACGACCACGGGAGGGCCCAGGGCACCCGCCCCGGATCCTCCCGTGGTCAGCCGTTGTTCCTCGACGCGTTGAACTCCTGCACGAGCTTGTCGTGCTCGGCGAGCGTCTTGGTGAACTTGCTGGTCTTGCCGTCCAGGGAGATGAAGTAGTACCAGCCGTCGCTCGTCGGGTTGAGCGCACCCTTGAGCGCGTCCTCGCCGGGGTTGTCGATCGGGCCGGGCGGCAGGCCTTTGTAGAAGTACGTGTTGTAGCGGTTGTCGTACTGGCGCAGTTCGGCGATGGTCAGGTCGATCTTGCTCTGGTTCTTGATGTAGTTGTACGTGGAGTCGAACTCCAGCATGCCGTTGGTCTGCGGGTTTCCGGGCTTGAGCCGGTTGTAGACGACCTCGGCCATCTTGCGGAAGTCGTCGTGGCTGGTGCCCTCGGCCTGCGCCAGGCTGGCCACGGTGAGCAGTTGCCAGGGCCCGTCGAGACCCAGGTTCTCGGCCTTCTTCTCCAGGCCGAGCTCCTCGTACTTCGCGGTCGCCCGGGAGACCATGTCCTTCAGGACGCTCTCCGGCTTCTCGCCCTTGCTGGCCGCGTAGGCGGAGGGGTAGAGGAATCCTTCCAGCGGGTCCTTCAGGTTGGGCTGGTCGAGCGCCCAGTCGGGCAGCCCCAGGTCCTTGTACTTCTCCTTCGCGGCCTTCGCCGTCGTGCCCTTCGCCAGTTCGAGGCGCTTGTCGATCTCCGCGTAGACCGCAGAGTTGCGCTGGCCCTCACTGACGATCAGGTTGTTCTGGCTCTTCGGGTCGAGCATCAGCTCCACCGCGCTCTCGGCGGACATCTCCTTGTTCAGCAGATACGAGCCGGCCTGGATCTTGGCCGACTCGTTGTTCTGCGCGAACGCGGACACGAAGGCGTCGACGCTCTTGACGACCCCCGCCGCCTTGAGCAGCCGCCCGATCTCGGCACCACCCGCGCCCGTCGGCACCGAGACGGGCACCGTCTCGCCGGTGCCGTCGCCCGCGAAGTCCGGCGCCGAGCCGAAACGATTTTGGTAGAACTGGTAGCCGAAGTAGCCGACCCCGCCCACACCGCCGGCGAAGATCACGGTCAGCACCAGGCAGGCGCATCCGCTGCGCCGCTTCTTCGGTTTCTTGCCGCCACGACCGCGGGGGGCGTCACGGTCGTCCCGGGGGTCGTCCGTGTCGTCATCGTCGTCGGCGCCCGAGAAGAAGGCGTGTTCGCCCTGGTCGGGTCCGGGATCCCAGTCGGTCCGCGGCGGTTCCGGCTCGGCCTGCCGACGGCTGGGCGGCTCCGGGGGCGGGTAGGCGTCCGGGGTGCCGTAGTAGTCGGGCTGGTCACCGCCGTACGACGCGTTCTGCTGGCCGTACGGGTCCGACGGGTCGGTGTACTGGACATGCGTGCCCGAGCCCCAGGTGCCGTTGTCGTACTGCTGCTGGGGCTGGGCCGCGTACTGCTGGTCGTACTGTTGCTGGTCGTACTGCTGACCGTTGTGCTGCTGACCGTTGTACTGCTGCTGGTACTGCTGCTCGCCGTACTGCTGCTGGTACTGCTGGTGCGGGTCGTGCTGCTGCGCCTGACCGTAGGCGGCCTGCTGGCCGTCACCCCAGCCACCGTTGTCGTACTGCGGCTGCTGCGGCTGCTCCGGATAGTGCTGCGGCTGGCCGCCGTAGGGCGACTGCTGGCCCTCCTGGGCCTGCTGTCCGCCCCATCCGCCGTCCCCGTACAACGGGTCCTCCGGATGCCACGGTTCGGAGCCTTGGCCCCGGCCATACTCAGTCATCAAACCCCTAGAGCCGCGAGGGGGGCGGCTGCCCGCTACACGGCCTGGGCACCGTCCCGCCTCTCTTTGTGCAGCAGCTGTTCGAATGCCGCCACATCGCGCGCGGAACGTTACCGTATCGCGATCAGATGACCACTTCGACGCGTTCGCCGACTGCTTTACCTGACACTCGTTCGGATTCCAGCGCCTGTTGGAGGATGATCACGGCGGCAGCCTGGTCGATGACCGATCTGCCCTTCTTGGATTTCACACCCGAGGCGCGCAGTCCCTGACTGGCCGTCACGGTCGTCATCCGCTCGTCGAGGAGTCGCACCGGTACCGGGGCGATGCCCTTGGCGAGCTCCTGGACGAAGCCGCGGACCTTGGCCGCGGCCGGGCCCTCGCCCCCCTTGAGAGAGCGAGGGAGTCCGACGACGACCTCGATCGGCTCGTACTCCTCGACCAGCTGCCTCAGCCGGCGGTGGGCTGCCGGGACATCCCGCCCGGGCACCGTCTCGACCGGTGTGGCGAGGATCCCGTCGGGATCGCACGAGGCGACCCCGATGCGGGCGTCCCCCACGTCGATCGCGAGCCGACGACCTCTGCGCATTACTTGGCCGTCTCCGCGACCAAGCGCTCCACCGCGTCGACGGCCTCGCCGACCGCCGCCGGGTTCTGGCCGCCGCCCTGGGCGACGTCCGGCTTGCCGCCACCGCCGCCGCCGAGGGTCTTGGCGGCCGTGCGGACCAGGTCACCGGCCTTCAGGCCGCGCTCGCGGGCGGCCTCGTTGGTGGCGATGACCGTCAGCGGCTTGCCGTTGCCGACCGCGAAGAGGGCCACGACCGCGGCGCGTCCGCCCTGAATGCGGCCCCGCACGTCGAGGACCAGCCTGCGCAGGTCGTCGGCGGTCGTGCCGTCCGGGACCTGGCCGGTGACGACGGCCACGCCGTGGACGTCCTTGGCGGACTCGGCGAGACCGGCCGCGGCCTGGAGGACCTTCTCGGCCCGGAACTTCTCGATCTCCTTCTCGGCGTCCTTGAGCTTGCCGAGCATGGCGGAGACCTTCTCCGGGAGCTCCTCCGGACGGCCCTTGATCAGCTCCTGGAGCTGGGCGACGACCGTGTGCTCACGGGCGAGGAAGTTGTAGGCGTCGACACCGACGAGCGCCTCGATACGGCGGACCCCCGAGCCGATCGACGACTCGCCGAGCAGCTTGACCAGGCCCAGCTGGGCGGTGTTGTGCACGTGGGTGCCGCCGCACAGTTCCTTGGAGAAGTCGCCGATGGTGACCACGCGGACGCGGTCGCCGTACTTCTCGCCGAACTCGGCGATGGCGCCCTGCTTCTTGGCCTCGTCGATGCCCATGACGTCGGCGCGGACGTCCAGGTCGCGGGCGAGCACCTCGTTGATCTTCTGCTCGACATCGGTCATCACGGCCGTCGGGACGGCGGACGGGGAGCCGAAGTCGAAACGGAAGCGGCCGGGCTGGTTCTCGGAACCGGCCTGGGCGGCCGTCGGGCCGAGCGCGTCGCGCAGGGCCTGGTGGGTGAGGTGGGTGGCCGAGTGGGCGCGGGCGATGGCCGTGCGACGGCGGGCGTCGATCGAGGCGTGGGCCTTGGCGCCGACGGTGACCTCGCCGAACTGCACGACGCCCTTGTGGACGTACACGCCGGG
Proteins encoded in this region:
- a CDS encoding shikimate dehydrogenase, which gives rise to MMSGNVREIRAAVLGKPIAHSLSPVLHRAAYEELGLTDWSYDRFEVDEAALPGFFADLGPQWAGLSVTMPLKRAVIPLLDEITETAASVEAVNTVVFTEDGRRVGDNTDIPGMVAALREHGIEQVDSAAVLGAGATASSALAALARICTGEVVVYVRSEARAAEMRQWGERLDMDVRTADWADAAEALRAPLVVATTPAGATDALSSLVPERPATLFDVLYDPWPTALAARWSAYGGAVVSGLDLLVHQAVLQVEQMTGRTPAPVGAMRKAGEQALAAR
- a CDS encoding shikimate kinase, yielding MTRPQVVLVGPMGVGKSTVGQLLAARLGVGYRDTDDDIVSEQGRTIAEIFVDEGEPVFRAIEKAAVRKALTEHDGVLALGGGSILDEDTRALLAGQRVVYLSMDVEEAVQRTGLNAARPLLAVNPRRQWRELMEARRPLYEAIATAVVATDGRTPEEVTQAALDALELKEA
- the pyrR gene encoding bifunctional pyr operon transcriptional regulator/uracil phosphoribosyltransferase PyrR, whose translation is MDTQQDNPQDNQRDAQPSDARPVLEGPDIARVLTRIAHEIVERAKGADDVVLLGIPTRGVFLAQRLAAKLEQITERQIPVGSLDITMYRDDLRMHPPRALARTDIPGDGIDGRLVVLVDDVLFSGRTIRAALDALNDIGRPRAVQLAVLVDRGHRELPIRADYVGKNLPTSLRETVKVQLAEEDGRDTVLLGAKRDR
- the efp gene encoding elongation factor P gives rise to the protein MASTNDLKNGLVLKLDGGQLWSVVEFQHVKPGKGPAFVRTKLKNVLSGKVVDKTFNAGVKVETATIDKRDMQFSYMDGEYFVFMDMETYDQLMVDRKAVGDAANFLIEGFTATVAQHEGEVLFVELPAAVELVVQETEPGVQGDRSTGGTKPAILETGHQINVPLFITTGEKIKVDTRTSDYLGRVNS
- the nusB gene encoding transcription antitermination factor NusB; translation: MAARNTARKRAFQILFEGDQRDADVLTVLADWIRLSREDTRQPPVSEYTMQLVEGYAVHAKRIDELIAQYSVGWTLDRMPVVDRNILRLGAYELIWVDETPDAVVLDEMVQLAKEFSTDESPSFVNGLLGRLKDLKASLRRD
- the aroC gene encoding chorismate synthase, whose protein sequence is MSRLRWLTAGESHGPALVATLEGLPAGVPITTEMVADHLARRRLGYGRGARMKFERDEVTFLGGVRHGLTLGSPVAVMVGNTEWPKWDQVMAADPVDPEILAGLARNAPLTRPRPGHADLAGMQKYGFDEARPILERASARETAARVALGAVARSYLKETAGIEIVSHVVELCSVKAPQGVYPTPADVEKLDADPLRCLDADTSKAMVAEVDQAHKDGDTLGGVVEILAYGVPVGLGSHVHWDRKLDARLAGALMGIQAIKGVELGDGFELARVPGSKAHDEIVNTPEGIRRVSGRSGGTEGGLSTGELLRVRAAMKPIATVPRALQTVDVTTGEATQAHHQRSDVSAVPAAGIVAEAMVALVLADAVAEKFGGDSVPETRRNVRSYLENLAIR
- a CDS encoding aminopeptidase P family protein, which encodes MSEVYAARRDRLRERCHAAGSAAAVVTRPANVRYLAGAAPQDAVLLLGRRQDLLVCAGPPDDRASPWRPDDTLALHILAEPAGDPAVAAADLAAAQGADALAVEEHHLTVTRHRALASVAPRLRLADLGGAVEQLRVVKDEEEISCLRIGAEIADQALGELLESILVGRTERHLALELERRLVDHGADGPAFATSVATGPNSGKRAHRPTDRRVEEGDFLSVCLGATYRGYRCEIGRTFVIGTSPADWQIELYDLVFAAQRAGREALAPGVAYRDVDRAARQVLDSAGYGEGLVALTGHGVGLEIEEDPQLAPAAMGKLDACVPVTVEPGVHLPGRGGVRIDDTLVVRPEADGGPELLTITTKELLAL
- the bldD gene encoding transcriptional regulator BldD, yielding MSSEYAKQLGAKLRAIRTQQGLSLHGVEEKSQGRWKAVVVGSYERGDRAVTVQRLAELADFYGVPVQELLPGTTPGGAAEPPPKLVLDLERLAHVPAEKAGPLQRYAATIQSQRGDYNGKVLSIRQDDLRTLAVIYDQSPSVLTEQLISWGVLDADARRAVASHEES
- the aroB gene encoding 3-dehydroquinate synthase — protein: MSEAATRIQVGGTAGSEPYEVLVGRQLLGELGALIGPKAKRVAVIHPEALAETGEALRADLAGQGFETVAIQVPNAEEAKTAEVAAYCWKALGQSGFTRTDVVVGVGGGATTDLAGFVAATWLRGVRWIAIPTTVLAMVDAAVGGKTGINTAEGKNLVGAFHPPAGVLCDLAALDSLPVNDYVSGLAEIIKAGFIADPVILELIESDPEAARTPAGPHTSELIERAIRVKAEVVSADLKESGLREILNYGHTLAHAIEKNERYKWRHGAAVAVGMHFAAELGRVAGRLDDATADRHRTVLESVGLPLHYRYDQWPKLLQNMKVDKKSRGDLLRFIVLDGLAKPTVLEGPDPAVLLAAYGEVGE
- a CDS encoding Pro-rich N-terminal domain-containing protein, yielding MQHAVGSPLPPPHQPGHGPATGWSPAAHHPGPHHPGTHQGPAPVPPPPPAPGFTGAPAAPAPPPAPAPPAPDTTGHVPLPPGGPVGVPSAPPATASPDPAATTLAVLLIGPAGAGKTSVAKYWADHRRVPTAHISLDDVREWVRSGFADPQSGWNDHSEAQYRLARRTCGFAARNFLANGISCILDDAVFPDRPVVGLGGWKRHVGPGLLPVVLLPGLEIVLERNAERSGNRRLTDEEVARIHGRMAGWYGSGLPIIDNSQMDVPQTAQILDDVLARSIASPPNW